Proteins encoded in a region of the Drosophila sechellia strain sech25 chromosome 2L, ASM438219v1, whole genome shotgun sequence genome:
- the LOC6611434 gene encoding tubulin glycylase 3B, giving the protein MTTQSTTPAGFTGNRNRYYNPVSKIQSLIHNLDAELVQLCKHCTVQKPLNSLNNNTSLGSHFSSYGALGGGGGSKTMGGSSSIGSNHFAPDSIGNLLARVRASSPLPRTMTNSPTAPEAQKRQMRNVYRTRVIDAYRNRRIFTVYGNYHTVRRALMRRGWLEKLPASRHAKLQSMSEDALLEHARRGNDYEAVVISKMINHFPAFFIWQGKGQRDLCAEVRPFRNRVRRSQFLDFSTKVGLVGCAEQERWYREDGVCGMSYPRFYRLGGNNVEERMAFIEDYQQTQARSLLLYVREHQPAELISDNGTIFSTTLDFALGKVKKMVRHAEHYSLDDARIKPPTPAEIVENQTFMVQSTDVLKSNAKFKVSEKVMAEYARLAGLYLDQIESLRPDYRWDGSRNLWILKPGYQSRGIGIVIRSSLDDILQWTSNNQNKKYIVQKYIERPLLIYRTKFDIRQYMLLTITDTKVSIWTYRDCYLRFSSQEFTMDDLRESIHLTNNSVQKRYKNKTNRDSRLPKNNMWSLDQFKNYLRIMGAPDGSWSKTYNGFKQNLVAVVMASLDETELLQNAFELYGCDFMLDEHYNPILIEINSTPDLSPSTEITARICPMVLKDCIRVVVDLPKNPTAATGNFELAFEVNYSINKGADGKPLELNGKQMTLFENMPRVRNSPRTRFLRKILNNVKTSTTKKVEKVLGAPPKNVKTPTTKITKKKKLSASAGSSTAASAQPSTQNLTTKLILNPTTRENLALQYTAPK; this is encoded by the exons ATGACCACGCAGAGCACCACGCCGGCAGGATTCACCGGAAACCGAAACCGCTACTACAACCCCGTCTCAAAGATCCAGTCGCTCATCCACAACCTGGACGCGGAGCTGGTCCAGCTGTGCAAGCACTGCACCGTGCAGAAGCCGTTGAATAGCCTCAATAACAACACCAGCCTTGGCAGCCACTTCTCGAGTTACGGAGCActgggtggtggcggtgggtcCAAAACCAtgggcggcagcagcagcatagGTAGCAATCACTTCGCTCCCGACAGTATTGGCAATCTTTTGGCCCGTGTCCGTGCCTCAAGTCCGTTGCCCAGGACCATGACCAACTCGCCCACGGCGCCGGAAGCCCAAAAGCGTCAGATGCGTAATGTCTACCGCACCCGTGTGATCGATGCGTACCGTAATCGGCGGATCTTCACCGTATACGGCAACTACCACACGGTTAGACGGGCTCTGATGCGAAGGGGCTGGCTGGAGAAGCTACCGGCCTCGCGGCACGCCAAACTGCAGAGCATGTCCGAGGATGCCCTGCTGGAGCACGCTCGGCGGGGCAACGACTATGAGGCGGTGGTCATCTCCAAGATGATCAACCATTTCCCGGCCTTCTTCATATGGCAGGGCAAGGGGCAGCGTGATCTATGCGCCGAGGTAAGACCCTTCCGGAACCGTGTGCGGCgcagccagttcctggacTTCTCCACCAAGGTGGGTCTGGTGGGCTGCGCCGAGCAGGAGCGCTGGTATCGCGAGGACGGCGTCTGCGGCATGAGCTATCCGCGCTTCTATCGCCTGGGCGGGAACAATGTGGAGGAGCGCATGGCCTTCATAGAGGACTACCAGCAGACGCAGGCCCGCTCCCTGCTGCTCTATGTGCGGGAGCACCAACCGGCGGAGCTGATCAGCGATAACGGCACCATATTCAGCACCACTCTGGACTTTGCGCTCGGAAAGGTCAAGAAGATGGTGCGCCACGCGGAGCACTACTCCCTGGACGATGCTCGCATCAAGCCGCCGACTCCGGCGGAGATCGTTGAGAATCAGACCTTCATGGTGCAGTCCACCGATGTGCTCAAGTCCAATGCCAAGTTCAAGGTCAGCGAGAAAGTGATGGCCGAGTACGCCCGTCTGGCGGGCCTGTATCTCGACCAGATTGAGTCCCTTCGCCCGGACTACCGTTGGGATGGAAGCCGCAACCTGTGGATACTCAAGCCCGGATACCAGTCGCGCGGCATCGGCATTGTAATCCGCAGCTCCCTGGACGACATTCTGCAGTGGACCTCTAACAATCAGAACAAGAAATACATTGTCCAGAAGTATATAG AGCGACCCCTGCTGATCTACCGCACCAAGTTCGACATCCGGCAGTACATGCTGCTGACCATCACGGACACCAAGGTGAGCATCTGGACGTATCGCGACTGCTACCTGCGCTTCAGCTCGCAGGAGTTCACCATGGACGACCTGCGGGAGTCCATCCACCTGACCAACAACTCGGTGCAGAAGCGGTACAAGAACAAGACCAACCGGGACTCGCGGCTGCCCAAGAATAACATGTGGTCGCTGGATCAGTTCAAGAACTACCTACGCATAATGGGTGCTCCGGACGGATCGTGGTCGAAGACCTACAACGGATTCAAGCAGAACCTGGTGGCCGTGGTGATGGCCAGTCTGGACGAGACGGAGTTGTTGCAGAACGCCTTCGAGCTTTACGGTTGCGACTTCATGCTCGACGAGCACTACAATCCCATTCTCATCGAGATCAACTCGACGCCGGATCTGTCGCCATCCACGGAGATCACGGCCAGGATATGCCCGATGGTTCTGAAGGACTGCATCCGCGTGGTGGTGGATCTGCCCAAGAACCCCACCGCCGCCACCGGAAATTTCGAGCTCGCCTTCGAGGTGAACTACAGCATAAACAAGGGGGCGGATGGCAAGCCGCTGGAACTGAATGGCAAGCAGATGACCCTGTTCGAAAATATGCCCAGGGTGCGGAACAGCCCCAGGACGCGGTTCCTGCGCAAGATTCTGAACAATGTGAAGACCTCAACCACGAAGAAGGTCGAAAAGGTCTTGGGGGCTCCACCTAAAAATGTGAAGACTCCCACTACCAAGATCACCAAGAAAAAG aaaCTATCTGCGTCAGCTGGAAGCTCGACGGCAGCCTCTGCCCAGCCATCAACGCAGAATTTGACAACCAAGTTGATTCTAAATCCAACAACTCGGGAAAATCTTGCACTGCAATATACTGCTCCAAAGTAA
- the LOC6611435 gene encoding tubulin glycylase 3A: MQTRPSSEPHRSRDQVTDGDRNRDQPQKCASATLAKKPVTPPAAPPPTPSNRVVAPLTVPVIQLTPAQSDSPMKLARPATPKEPAISVPDHSNKENQPARTPPPSKSCPLGAPTNYVARRTWITTERMNELRRKAQEAAKQNKIFTIRGCFNSVRNALLTRGWVEKLDVHRKVMPVGQMTYEDLTQRLPKRKAGETRRQYVQKCERNIMSRFLEHMPVDFLWTNRKEKCDYIDQAKNPGMTINKFHRAPFTSKEGLCSQLRDFHWFFEEGTAEMYFPRCYNVWSPEELGEFIENFKLTACVAFLRAMLCKYHKQGSDAVFSCSGKIPYSAIDFAYKRLVEFIDSCQHNDIDFEDPPKIWEHDWDAFLFQHQQLVNEDGRIQHDGGQRLEPMVKSCLSLVDKMKVHWPQYSLDGYQNLWIVKPANKCRGRGIILMDNLKKILGVVNPSIASKSRYVVQKYIERPLILFQTKFDIRQWFLITNTQPLVVWFYRESYLRFSSQEYSLSNHHESVHLTNYAIQKKYTNGKRDKRLPSENMWDCYSFQAYLRQIGKYNMWLERIFPGMRKAIVGCMLASQENMDRRPNTFELFGADFMICENFYPWLIEINSSPDLGATTSVTARMCPQCLEDVVKVVIDRRTDPKADMGNFELAYRQVVPPTPAYMGLNLFVKGKQVLQKANHGGGHGHYYYQQQRKERSLATSSVYRQRSAIIHPATSISRIHRAMPTFNATEYMEKYMVEPLSSSRSSLCSQLPQKSPSAAPALTAPPSGAHGSYILKQAGRSITQLLSASHKRNTGGSLSGEQVPSTALPPKRQRSCGPRLSSTNPVESTEKKFKILIKNYSSNGNENMQDARPEVANSATASAISERKWRSLRNIAATAGGSSNFVARSKGPPLVAPPNLPTRRLTRTKSEIDSTGMHAIGRTFGRKSNGPRLPISISVQALHRGEPIVAALKQATSELQLSQAQMMSPRTALANKLNGSTLMVPASALPVG; this comes from the exons ATGCAGACGCGTCCGAGCAGTGAACCGCATCGCAGCAGGGATCAGGTGACGGACGGGGATCGGAATCGGGATCAGCCCCAGAAATGTGCAAGTGCCACGTTGGCCAAGAAGCCAGTCACACCGCCGGCGGCCCCTCCACCCACGCCATCCAACCGGGTGGTGGCTCCACTGACGGTGCCAGTTATCCAACTGACTCCCGCCCAGAGCGATAGTCCAATGAAGCTGGCTCGGCCAGCCACGCCGAAGGAACCCGCCATCAGCGTTCCCGACCATagcaacaaggagaaccagCCAGCTAGGACACCACCACCGAGCAAGTCCTGTCCCCTGGGCGCACCCACCAACTACGTAGCCAGACGCACCTGGATCACCACCGAGCGGATGAACGAGCTGCGGCGGAAGGCACAGGAGGCGGCCAAGCAGAACAAGATCTTCACCATCCGCGGCTGCTTCAACTCCGTGAGGAACGCCCTGCTGACAAGGGGTTGGGTGGAGAAGCTGGACGTGCACCGAAAGGTGATGCCGGTCGGCCAGATGACCTACGAGGACCTTACCCAGCGGCTGCCCAAGAGGAAGGCGGGTGAGACGCGGCGCCAGTATGTGCAAAAGTGCGAGCGAAACATCATGTCCCGCTTCCTGGAGCACATGCCCGTCGATTTCCTGTGGACGAACCGGAAGGAGAAGTGCGACTACATCGACCAGGCCAAGAACCCAGGCATGACCATCAACAAATTCCACCGAGCGCCGTTCACTTCGAAGGAGGGTCTGTGCAGCCAGCTGCGCGACTTCCACTGGTTCTTCGAGGAGGGCACCGCCGAGATGTACTTCCCCAGGTGCTACAACGTCTGGAGTCCCGAGGAGCTGGGCGAGTTCATCGAGAACTTCAAGCTGACCGCCTGCGTGGCCTTCCTGCGGGCCATGCTCTGCAAGTACCACAAGCAGGGCTCCGATGCGGTCTTCTCGTGCAGCGGCAAGATACCCTACTCCGCTATAGACTTCGCCTACAAGCGCCTGGTGGAGTTTATCGACAGCTGCCAGCACAATGACATCGACTTTGAGGATCCGCCCAAGATATGGGAGCACGATTGGGACGCCTTCCTGTTCCAGCACCAGCAGCTGGTGAACGAGGATGGTCGCATCCAGCACGACGGTGGCCAGCGGCTGGAGCCGATGGTCAAGAGCTGCCTCTCGCTGGTGGACAAAATGAAGGTGCACTGGCCGCAGTACAGTCTTGATGGATACCAGAATCTGTGGATAGTCAAGCCGGCCAACAAGTGCCGGGGCAGGGGTATCATTCTCATGGACAACCTTAAGAAAATCCTGGGCGTGGTTAATCCCTCGATTGCCTCCAAGAGCCGTTATGTGGTGCAAAAGTATATAG AACGCCCATTGATTCTGTTCCAAACCAAGTTCGACATTCGGCAGTGGTTTCTGATAACCAACACCCAG CCTCTAGTCGTATGGTTCTACCGGGAGAGCTATCTGCGATTCAGTTCACAGGAGTACAGTCTGAGCAACCACCACGAGTCCGTGCACCTGACCAACTACGCCATCCAGAAGAAGTACACCAATGGAAAGCGGGACAAGCGCCTGCCCAGCGAGAACATGTGGGATTGCTACTCCTTCCAGGCGTACCTCCGTCAAATTGGCAAGTACAACATGTGGCTGGAGCGGATCTTTCCCGGAATGCGCAAGGCCATCGTTGGCTGTATGCTGGCCTCCCAGGAGAACATGGACCGACGGCCCAACACCTTCGAGCTCTTCGGCGCCGACTTCATGATCTGCGAGAACTTCTATCCCTGGCTCATCGAGATCAACTCCAGTCCGGATCTAGGAGCCACCACGAGTGTGACGGCGCGCATGTGTCCCCAGTGTTTGGAGGATGTTGTCAAGG TTGTTATCGATCGCCGCACGGATCCCAAGGCGGACATGGGTAACTTCGAGCTAGCCTATCGCCAGGTGGTGCCACCCACTCCCGCCTACATGGGCCTCAACCTCTTTGTGAAGGGCAAGCAGGTGCTGCAGAAGGCTAACCATGGCGGCGGTCACGGCCACTACTActaccagcagcagcggaAGGAGCGCTCGTTGGCCACCAGCAGCGTTTACCGCCAGCGCTCGGCCATCATCCATCCGGCGACGAGTATATCGCGAATCCACCGTGCCATGCCCACCTTCAATGCCACCGAGTACATGGAGAAGTACATGGTGGAACCgctcagcagcagtcgcagcagtTTGTGCAGTCAGCTGCCACAGAAGTCGCCATCGGCGGCTCCTGCCCTCACGGCACCGCCGTCGGGAGCGCACGGCTCGTACATCCTAAAGCAGGCGGGTCGTTCCATCACCCAGTTGCTAAGTGCATCCCACAAAAGGAATACCGGGGGATCTCTTTCGGGTGAGCAGGTACCGAGCACCGCCTTGCCACCCAAACGACAGCGTAGCTGTGGCCCTCGACTGAGTTCCACTAATCCCGTGGAGAGCACGGAGAAAAAGTTCaagatcctgatcaagaactATTCGTCCAACGGAAATGAGAACATGCAGGATGCGCGACCGGAAGTGGCTAACTCAGCCACGGCCTCGGCGATAAGCGAGCGGAAATGGCGCAGTTTGCGCAACATTGCGGCCACAGCAGGTGGCTCCTCCAACTTTGTGGCCCGCTCTAAAGGACCGCCCTTGGTTGCTCCGCCCAATTTGCCCACGCGCCGCCTAACCCGCACCAAATCCGAGATCGACAGCACAGGCATGCACGCCATTGGCCGGACCTTTGGCCGGAAGTCGAATGGTCCGAGGTTGCCCATTAGCATATCCGTTCAGGCCCTGCATCGAGGAGAGCCCATCGTGGCGGCTCTGAAGCAGGCCACCAGTGAGCTGCAGCTCTCCCAGGCCCAGATGATGAGCCCCCGAACCGCTCTGGCCAACAAGCTGAACGGTTCCACGCTGATGGTTCCTGCTTCAGCACTTCCGGTCGGCTAA
- the LOC6611437 gene encoding uncharacterized protein LOC6611437, producing the protein MEHRVELLLEPIVAYKLERRSDNRPNKVEEEEPHLTKQLKKHYGIEAEVLGLLIKLEMRYKEYYNLYKCEMKAQKILVERIWLLTQRYLILISSEQSCRYPEVYTLSTEEAIINEYEEKLEVLRASNNKMKNTLLEINQQCKEFYAAYERLDKAQETPFIMGDSHHRSIRYYKIMAVDIFNYFYATVLKLKCFMHQLDPVNLESVEEYRDLLQNESAMEEFEGYLNNQFVYCKCMYPIPTCPILKLKCSHQNIANLKYVSRI; encoded by the exons ATGGAACACAGAGTTGAATTGTTGTTGGAACCCATAGTGGCGTACAAGTTGGAGCGCAGATCGGATAACAGACCAAAcaaggtggaggaggaggagccgcATCTAACCAAGCAGCTCAAGAAGCACTACGGGATTGAGGCAGAAGTTCTGGGTCTCCTTATCAAGCTGGAGATGCGGTATAAGGAATACTACAATCTATACAAGTGCGAAATGAAGGCCCAAAAGATACTGGTTGAACGGATATGGCTGCTAACCCAGCGATATCTGATCCTGATCAGTTCAGAGCAGAGCTGTCGCTATCCCGAAGTGTACACCTTGTCCACTGAGGAGGCCATTATCAACGAGTATGAGGAAAAATTGGAAGTGCTGCGAGCTTCAAA caacaaaatgaaaaacacCCTGTTGGAAATCAATCAGCAGTGCAAGGAGTTCTATGCCGCCTACGAACGGCTGGACAAGGCCCAGGAAACGCCCTTCATCATGGGCGATAGCCATCATAGAAGCATCAGGTATTACAAGATCATGGCCGTCGACATTTTCAACTATTTCTACGCAACGGTGTTGAAACTCAAGTGCTTCATGCATCAGCTGGATCCCGTGAATCTGGAGAGTGTCGAGGAGTACCGCGATCTGCTCCAAAACGAATCCGCCATGGAGGAGTTTGAGGGGTATCTTAACAATCAATTTGTCTACTGCAAGTGCATGTACCCCATACCAACCTGCCCCATCTTGAAGCTCAAGTGTTCACACCAAAACATAGCAAATTTAAAGTATGTCAGTCGCATCTAA
- the LOC6611439 gene encoding LON peptidase N-terminal domain and RING finger protein 3 yields the protein MFPSWLSLLHWKPLKMEGLRRAGDGIKPVDTIDLTTTDEERPVVRLLSDSNNGYYLCPICKSLLDQPVTTTCGHIFCKECLTTALDQLHYCPLCKKFVMDFFRIYI from the coding sequence ATGTTTCCATCCTGGCTCAGTCTGTTGCACTGGAAGCCACTGAAAATGGAGGGACTGCGTCGAGCAGGCGACGGAATAAAGCCGGTGGATACCATTGACTTGACCACAACTGATGAGGAACGGCCAGTCGTGAGGCTCCTATCCGATAGCAACAATGGCTACTACCTTTGTCCCATTTGCAAGAGTCTTCTCGATCAGCCGGTGACCACCACTTGCGGCCACATCTTCTGCAAGGAATGCCTGACCACCGCCTTGGATCAATTGCATTACTGTCCGCTGTGCAAGAAGTTCGTAATGGACTTCTTTCGCATTTACATCTAA